A genomic segment from Methanoplanus limicola DSM 2279 encodes:
- a CDS encoding chemotaxis protein CheD, giving the protein MTEPRKPEMKGQNVGIGEYYTGDFVMTSIGLGSCVALILHDRKWKKGAVAHVMLPESNGKMERPGKFADTAVTVLYEELISGGSNKRDIVAKIAGGSSMFKHFKGNLDIGSRNVAAIKSALEKYHIPLVEEDTGGTVGRSIIYYPEDNGKVIIRKADGKCIEF; this is encoded by the coding sequence ATGACCGAACCTCGTAAACCTGAGATGAAAGGACAGAATGTCGGTATAGGAGAATACTATACAGGTGATTTCGTAATGACCTCAATTGGTCTTGGATCGTGTGTAGCCTTAATTCTCCACGACAGAAAATGGAAGAAGGGTGCAGTAGCCCATGTCATGCTTCCGGAGAGCAACGGGAAGATGGAACGTCCCGGTAAATTTGCCGATACGGCAGTGACTGTTCTTTATGAAGAACTGATATCCGGCGGCAGCAATAAAAGGGATATCGTTGCTAAGATTGCCGGAGGTTCGAGCATGTTTAAGCATTTTAAGGGAAATCTTGATATCGGTTCCAGAAATGTTGCAGCTATAAAATCTGCTCTTGAAAAGTACCATATTCCACTGGTTGAGGAAGATACAGGCGGCACTGTCGGGAGATCAATAATTTATTATCCGGAAGATAACGGTAAGGTAATCATCCGAAAGGCAGATGGAAAATGCATAGAATTCTGA
- a CDS encoding chemotaxis protein CheA, with product MTDEESYRKLFVAESLENHETIVNNILILEEGSDDTAIDEIFRSAHTLKGMSASMGYSEMEHLCHKMEDVFHCIRSGAIEISPELTDLLLACTDSIEEMIDDVENGGDTSTFSIGDFISQLEEIESAAESCKPEGALSGDNGPVSSEIDAILNSAASAPYDDKNESPETSGGKGSEVYSPEEFDPDLRADYNEGSAVINRYRIVARLSEDCNMKDVRSMIILQNLEDLGRIISSRPTAGELDEGVCSDIFEVVIESEDGEEALLSAAKVTDVSEVEVFPAERDISSKNPVYRLDIIISPECSMKDIRAMIILQNLEKAGDIISSRPTYEEIDAGSIEDFFSVIMTSEKSGDDLIHLSSGPDTASVSLFRAEGSDYSFDSAGWILVSESLPKTPDESEEVIPGAEAESVNPADDGKSAEEPASNELSESVSGMKIPEKKEKSEKKKKEVKNIRVDISRLDQMMNLVEDLVINGGRLKQISKEYQIKEMDEALSMVGRSISDLQNLMMYIRMIPLNQIFNRFPRVVRDVAHHDGKEVEFIMTGGETELDRSVIDGLGDPLLHLIRNGVNHGIETPEERLKAGKPAKGTLTLSAWRDQGNVIIELADDGGGIPRDKVLRKAIERNLISPEDAELLPDEEVPSFLFQAGFSTAEQVTDISGRGVGLDVVKGAIESLKGSIKVSSTEGKGTKFRLTLPPTMAIIEVMMVRINKKRCAIPINAVVEVAKIDTKRINRIGSTEAVLLRDEVLQISRLDEMFGACEDSGIVVIVQNHGTKSCIPVDVVEGQQEVVVKPVSNVIGNCPGVGGITIPGDGDVVPILDVNTMIIM from the coding sequence ATGACAGATGAAGAATCCTACCGGAAACTTTTTGTTGCAGAATCTCTTGAAAATCATGAGACTATCGTAAATAATATTCTTATTCTTGAAGAGGGTTCTGACGATACTGCAATTGATGAAATTTTCCGTTCTGCACATACTCTCAAGGGGATGTCTGCATCGATGGGGTACTCTGAAATGGAACATCTCTGCCACAAAATGGAGGATGTCTTTCACTGTATAAGATCCGGAGCAATTGAAATATCTCCCGAACTGACTGACCTGCTTTTGGCATGCACAGACAGTATCGAGGAGATGATCGATGATGTCGAAAACGGCGGAGATACTTCCACCTTTTCAATCGGAGATTTCATATCACAGCTTGAGGAGATAGAGAGTGCTGCTGAGTCCTGCAAACCGGAAGGTGCTCTTTCCGGAGATAATGGGCCTGTATCCTCAGAGATAGATGCAATCCTGAATTCCGCTGCTTCTGCTCCATATGATGATAAAAATGAAAGTCCTGAAACCTCAGGGGGCAAAGGTTCAGAAGTTTATTCTCCTGAAGAATTTGATCCTGATCTCAGGGCAGATTATAATGAAGGTTCAGCCGTAATCAACAGGTACAGGATTGTTGCCCGCCTCTCAGAGGACTGCAATATGAAGGATGTCCGCTCTATGATAATCCTTCAGAACCTTGAGGACCTCGGCAGGATTATCTCAAGCAGGCCTACAGCCGGGGAACTGGATGAAGGTGTATGCAGTGATATATTTGAAGTTGTAATCGAGAGTGAGGACGGCGAAGAGGCGCTTTTAAGCGCTGCCAAAGTCACGGATGTCTCAGAAGTTGAGGTATTTCCTGCTGAGAGGGATATCTCCTCCAAAAATCCGGTGTACAGGCTTGATATAATTATCTCCCCTGAATGCAGTATGAAGGACATCAGGGCAATGATTATCCTTCAGAATCTGGAGAAGGCGGGAGATATCATCTCTTCAAGGCCCACCTATGAAGAGATTGATGCAGGCAGTATTGAGGATTTCTTCTCCGTCATAATGACTTCGGAGAAATCCGGAGATGACCTGATTCATTTATCCTCAGGGCCTGACACCGCATCTGTGAGTCTTTTCCGTGCAGAAGGTTCTGATTACTCCTTTGATAGTGCCGGATGGATTTTGGTATCCGAATCTTTACCCAAAACTCCGGATGAATCAGAAGAAGTCATTCCCGGAGCTGAAGCTGAATCTGTTAATCCTGCAGATGATGGCAAATCAGCTGAAGAACCGGCATCCAATGAGTTATCAGAGTCTGTATCCGGAATGAAAATTCCGGAGAAAAAGGAGAAGAGCGAGAAGAAAAAGAAGGAAGTCAAAAATATCCGTGTTGATATCAGCCGTCTTGACCAGATGATGAACCTTGTCGAGGATCTCGTTATCAACGGCGGCCGCCTGAAGCAGATATCAAAGGAGTATCAGATAAAAGAGATGGATGAAGCCCTGAGCATGGTCGGCAGGTCAATCTCAGACCTTCAGAACCTGATGATGTATATCAGGATGATCCCGCTCAATCAGATATTCAACCGTTTTCCCAGGGTTGTTAGGGATGTGGCCCACCATGACGGAAAAGAGGTCGAGTTCATAATGACCGGCGGAGAGACCGAACTTGACCGCAGTGTTATTGACGGTCTTGGTGACCCTCTTCTGCATCTCATCAGGAATGGTGTCAATCACGGCATTGAAACTCCGGAAGAGAGGTTAAAAGCCGGAAAACCGGCAAAGGGTACCCTTACTCTCTCTGCATGGCGCGATCAGGGCAATGTCATAATTGAGCTTGCCGATGACGGAGGCGGAATTCCGAGGGATAAAGTCCTCAGAAAAGCAATTGAGAGGAATCTCATCTCACCTGAGGACGCTGAATTACTGCCCGATGAAGAGGTCCCGTCCTTTCTCTTCCAGGCAGGTTTTTCGACAGCTGAGCAGGTCACTGACATCAGCGGAAGAGGCGTAGGCCTTGATGTTGTAAAAGGCGCAATAGAATCCCTTAAAGGTTCAATAAAGGTCAGTTCTACGGAAGGAAAAGGAACTAAATTCAGACTTACGCTTCCGCCCACAATGGCTATTATAGAGGTTATGATGGTCAGAATCAATAAGAAGAGATGTGCCATACCGATAAATGCCGTTGTTGAGGTTGCAAAGATTGATACTAAGAGAATTAACAGAATCGGCAGCACCGAGGCAGTCCTTTTAAGGGATGAGGTGCTTCAGATAAGCCGCCTTGATGAGATGTTTGGGGCATGTGAAGATAGTGGTATAGTGGTTATCGTTCAGAATCATGGCACAAAGTCATGCATACCTGTTGATGTTGTTGAAGGACAGCAGGAAGTTGTTGTTAAGCCTGTAAGCAATGTAATAGGTAACTGTCCGGGCGTTGGTGGTATTACCATCCCCGGAGACGGCGATGTAGTGCCGATTCTTGACGTGAATACAATGATAATAATGTAA
- a CDS encoding chemotaxis protein CheC gives MQLTDQQLDAMAELGNIGASHAATSLSTMLMSQIDMTVPEAIMVDICDISDYFGDEISALVVFEIQGELHPGGYVVLHLPKESAIRLTNTMLGSTDMERELNEMDESALLEVGNIMVSQFLDATATLLGIVMLPSPPAIAIDMAHAAFASIVAQIAVDIDEIILFRTELKSGMHDIQSTIVMLPDTNTLDTILELLDKVLNPQL, from the coding sequence ATGCAGTTAACAGATCAGCAGCTGGATGCAATGGCGGAACTTGGAAATATCGGGGCATCGCATGCTGCGACATCACTCTCGACAATGCTGATGTCACAGATAGACATGACTGTGCCTGAAGCAATTATGGTCGATATTTGTGATATTTCAGATTATTTCGGAGATGAAATATCGGCACTGGTTGTATTTGAGATCCAGGGTGAACTGCACCCCGGTGGATATGTGGTGCTTCACCTGCCAAAGGAGTCGGCAATACGCCTGACAAATACCATGCTTGGTTCTACTGACATGGAACGCGAACTGAATGAGATGGATGAGAGTGCCCTTCTTGAAGTCGGCAATATAATGGTCTCACAGTTCCTGGATGCAACAGCCACACTTCTTGGCATTGTAATGCTCCCTTCACCACCGGCAATTGCCATCGATATGGCACATGCGGCTTTCGCAAGTATAGTTGCACAGATTGCCGTCGATATAGATGAGATAATTCTCTTCAGGACCGAGCTGAAATCCGGAATGCACGATATTCAGAGTACAATAGTGATGCTTCCGGATACAAACACTCTCGATACCATTCTGGAATTACTGGACAAAGTGTTAAATCCGCAGTTATAA
- a CDS encoding ligand-binding sensor domain-containing protein, producing MSGAVVQFWPGSGSVSTADIRDMAEDSNQILYFATSNGLSVYEKGGWNIIHAERNDGSDNPDSVPYDDYITDVEFDSSGNLWLGYSSALQIYDGYSRPVTISGNDRFFVRNDINELEPVGEAMFVSTGTSGLYRYYDGDWFWFKPYSESGPDANFIIDMASDRRDNTLYIVSKYSGAFLLENSTGTSPRFEKIDPGLLPVGCEDVVSNPLGGVIFFNSSEAVVFYGDGNVHNFLNLSMLPSGAGKINDIAVLHDGRTSAATDYGLVLLYGGVVVDHVTRYDGIAENNIKKVFPDSLGRVWFSTKKTVGYYYSPVYTQFSSAEFVLNREFGGMSPAGSEDMGDYPVSSDESYSKNMPDSSDLYSEKSFIDVIIGVLWPF from the coding sequence GTGTCCGGTGCAGTTGTCCAGTTCTGGCCCGGCTCCGGTTCTGTAAGCACTGCGGACATCAGGGATATGGCTGAGGACAGCAATCAGATACTCTATTTTGCAACCTCTAACGGACTTTCAGTATATGAAAAAGGCGGGTGGAATATTATCCATGCGGAAAGGAATGATGGTAGTGATAATCCTGATTCAGTGCCTTATGACGATTACATCACTGACGTTGAATTTGACTCTTCCGGAAATCTCTGGCTCGGGTACTCCAGTGCTCTGCAGATCTATGACGGGTACAGCCGGCCTGTAACAATCTCCGGGAATGATCGTTTTTTTGTCAGAAATGATATAAATGAGCTGGAACCGGTTGGAGAGGCTATGTTTGTCTCAACCGGAACTTCGGGCCTTTACAGGTATTATGACGGTGACTGGTTCTGGTTTAAGCCATACTCGGAGTCAGGTCCGGATGCGAACTTCATCATTGATATGGCATCTGATCGCCGTGACAATACTCTGTATATCGTCTCAAAGTATAGCGGCGCTTTTCTTCTTGAGAATTCAACCGGAACATCACCCCGTTTTGAAAAGATTGACCCGGGCCTTCTTCCGGTGGGCTGCGAAGATGTGGTCTCAAATCCTTTAGGCGGTGTGATCTTCTTCAACAGTTCTGAGGCAGTTGTCTTTTACGGGGATGGCAATGTACATAATTTCCTGAACCTCAGTATGCTGCCTTCCGGAGCTGGAAAGATAAATGACATTGCAGTTCTTCATGACGGCAGGACATCAGCCGCCACCGATTATGGCCTGGTTCTCCTATATGGCGGCGTTGTTGTTGACCATGTCACAAGGTATGACGGCATTGCCGAGAATAATATAAAGAAAGTTTTCCCGGATTCGCTTGGGAGAGTCTGGTTCTCAACCAAAAAAACTGTTGGATATTACTATTCACCGGTCTATACCCAGTTCTCATCGGCAGAATTTGTCCTGAACCGTGAGTTCGGGGGTATGTCACCGGCAGGATCAGAAGATATGGGTGATTATCCGGTCAGTTCAGATGAATCATACTCCAAAAATATGCCTGACAGCAGTGATTTATATTCGGAGAAGAGCTTTATTGATGTAATTATCGGGGTATTGTGGCCCTTTTAA